Proteins encoded together in one Chryseobacterium sp. G0201 window:
- a CDS encoding AraC family transcriptional regulator has product MNNKNHTIKQFELSPQAKAGVIIVNMEDQENDEHDVSKPHRDNHCQLMLALQGEFKLNIDFENVEFTAPALLCVFPEEVHHVMEVKNPKGWMISFDPSLVSKEVLQLLENKINNPFFLEQRSAFYQELTILMDLIEKVQLQNVNIYIQKSIHALLNGLLSLIAGELITNLPVEKEKENRSIIIKENFINLTKENFKTWKQPAQYASALSISTSHLNDTIKSLTGSPVSAHIQEASIMEAKRLLYFTDKTVKEIAYEVGYDEPVYFGKLFKKVTNLTPLEFRKKFRDQDYSSLH; this is encoded by the coding sequence TTGAACAATAAAAACCATACCATTAAACAATTTGAACTTTCGCCACAGGCAAAAGCAGGAGTTATTATTGTGAATATGGAAGATCAGGAAAATGATGAACATGATGTTTCTAAACCTCATAGAGATAATCACTGTCAGTTAATGTTGGCTTTACAAGGCGAATTTAAGTTAAATATTGATTTTGAAAATGTAGAATTTACTGCTCCTGCATTGCTTTGTGTATTTCCTGAAGAAGTGCATCATGTTATGGAAGTAAAAAATCCAAAAGGATGGATGATCAGCTTTGATCCGTCACTGGTGAGTAAAGAGGTACTGCAGCTTTTAGAAAATAAAATCAATAATCCGTTTTTTCTTGAACAAAGATCTGCTTTCTATCAGGAACTTACTATTTTAATGGATTTAATTGAGAAAGTACAGCTGCAAAATGTAAATATATACATTCAAAAAAGTATTCACGCCTTACTAAATGGTCTTTTAAGTCTTATTGCAGGAGAGCTTATTACCAATTTACCTGTTGAAAAAGAGAAAGAAAATCGCAGTATTATCATTAAAGAAAATTTCATAAATCTAACGAAAGAAAATTTCAAAACCTGGAAACAGCCGGCACAGTATGCCTCGGCACTTTCTATATCAACTTCTCATTTGAATGATACTATTAAATCGTTAACAGGAAGTCCGGTTTCCGCTCATATTCAGGAAGCATCGATTATGGAAGCTAAACGATTGCTGTACTTTACAGATAAAACTGTTAAGGAAATTGCTTATGAAGTAGGATATGATGAACCTGTTTATTTTGGAAAACTTTTTAAAAAAGTAACAAATCTTACACCTCTCGAGTTTCGGAAAAAATTCCGTGATCAGGACTATTCTTCCCTTCATTAA
- a CDS encoding inositol monophosphatase family protein, translating into MQNEINIPIILDAVRKIGNSFLKDYKQNSIPQSMNELLKQLEDIDTLCLASLKEDLSLEFPNTPWHIGDEFDTDSQRNPSQEYEYWLCDAMDGAIQYLQQMPGWTINLVLIRGGKPFFSVIYDPLANEMFWAKEGEGAFMNGNALKLSFKTDLAIMLAVFEYGHQDKSNNNLNEKIGSTVSKLLDNFGIVRNYGPHGLQLAYVGAGRIDLFIQEDLDTYNWIAGLMIAREAGAEILTADGNPWKWGSESLLVAGKSITEKYLSIKS; encoded by the coding sequence ATGCAAAACGAAATAAATATCCCAATTATACTTGATGCAGTAAGAAAAATAGGGAATAGCTTTTTAAAAGACTACAAACAAAATTCTATACCGCAAAGTATGAATGAGCTTTTAAAACAATTAGAAGATATCGATACATTGTGTCTGGCATCTTTAAAAGAAGACTTATCTCTGGAATTTCCCAATACGCCTTGGCATATAGGAGATGAGTTTGATACCGATTCACAAAGAAATCCCTCCCAAGAATACGAATATTGGCTTTGTGATGCTATGGATGGCGCTATACAATATCTTCAGCAAATGCCGGGGTGGACGATAAATCTTGTCCTTATACGTGGCGGGAAACCTTTCTTCTCTGTTATTTATGATCCGTTGGCTAACGAAATGTTTTGGGCAAAAGAAGGGGAAGGTGCTTTTATGAATGGAAATGCACTTAAACTTAGCTTTAAAACAGATTTAGCAATCATGCTGGCAGTTTTTGAATATGGTCATCAGGACAAATCCAACAATAATTTGAATGAAAAAATTGGTTCTACCGTTTCTAAACTATTGGATAATTTCGGAATTGTAAGAAATTATGGTCCTCACGGACTGCAATTGGCTTACGTCGGCGCAGGAAGAATTGATTTGTTCATTCAGGAAGATCTTGATACGTACAATTGGATTGCAGGGCTGATGATTGCTAGAGAAGCCGGAGCTGAAATTTTAACAGCCGATGGAAATCCTTGGAAGTGGGGAAGTGAAAGCCTTTTGGTCGCAGGCAAAAGTATTACTGAAAAATATCTCTCAATTAAATCTTAA
- a CDS encoding NAD(P)-dependent oxidoreductase, protein MNIAIIGAGAGIGLESVNQALEKGHAVTALSTNTNHIKDHPNLIKINGSATSPIDLKKALKNSDAVLITVGTKNKKATTLFSDIAKTLINVTDELNFSSPILVITGFGAGESKNYLSFFMRTVISLFLKEQYINKTIMEELITKSTLKWEIIRPGMLTNGSSTTSYKALSSLKKGMKVGKISRADVAKFLVDEAENTRFLYQYVALTN, encoded by the coding sequence ATGAATATAGCAATCATAGGAGCCGGAGCCGGAATTGGATTAGAATCTGTAAATCAAGCGCTCGAAAAAGGACATGCCGTAACCGCATTGTCTACGAACACGAATCATATTAAAGACCATCCCAACCTCATTAAAATAAATGGAAGCGCAACCTCACCAATTGATTTGAAAAAAGCACTTAAAAATTCCGATGCAGTTCTAATAACTGTTGGAACAAAAAATAAAAAAGCAACAACTCTTTTTTCTGATATTGCCAAAACGCTTATCAATGTTACGGATGAACTTAATTTCTCTTCGCCAATTCTTGTTATTACAGGTTTTGGAGCGGGAGAAAGTAAAAATTATTTAAGTTTTTTTATGCGAACAGTCATATCATTATTTCTGAAAGAACAGTATATCAATAAGACTATCATGGAAGAGTTGATCACAAAAAGTACTTTGAAATGGGAGATCATAAGACCCGGAATGCTTACCAACGGAAGTTCAACAACGTCTTATAAAGCATTATCAAGTCTTAAAAAAGGAATGAAAGTGGGAAAGATCTCAAGAGCCGATGTAGCGAAATTCTTAGTTGATGAAGCAGAAAATACAAGGTTTCTTTATCAATATGTAGCACTGACAAATTAA
- a CDS encoding PhzF family phenazine biosynthesis protein — MKYNLYQIDAFTDKTFGGNPACVVPLENWLADDILLKITKENAVAETAFFVNKGDKIHLRWFTPEIEMDLCGHATLATAHCLKTILNYENDTIVFETLSGDLTVVVDKDIYRMDFPARMPIADILPKNIEDSLNIKPKEVLKSRDYVLVYDNETDVRNIKIDRQLFDQINLDPGGVIVTAKGDNCDFVSRFFTPQASILEDPVTGSAHCSLIPFWAERLNKKELSALQVSERLGTLFCEDKGDRVIISGKAKTYSVGNFWIE, encoded by the coding sequence ATGAAATATAACCTATATCAAATTGACGCTTTTACAGACAAGACCTTTGGCGGAAATCCTGCTTGCGTTGTACCTCTTGAAAACTGGCTGGCAGATGATATTTTATTGAAAATAACAAAAGAAAATGCCGTTGCCGAAACCGCTTTTTTCGTAAACAAAGGTGATAAAATCCATTTGCGTTGGTTCACGCCAGAAATTGAAATGGATCTTTGCGGTCACGCTACCCTTGCAACGGCACATTGCTTAAAGACGATTCTAAACTACGAAAATGATACGATTGTTTTTGAAACTTTAAGTGGCGATTTAACCGTTGTGGTTGATAAAGATATTTACAGAATGGATTTTCCGGCGAGAATGCCTATAGCTGATATACTACCAAAAAACATTGAAGATTCGCTGAATATTAAACCAAAAGAAGTTTTAAAATCAAGAGATTATGTTTTGGTCTATGACAATGAAACGGATGTCAGAAATATCAAAATCGACAGGCAATTATTTGACCAGATCAATTTGGATCCGGGCGGTGTGATCGTAACAGCAAAAGGTGACAACTGCGATTTCGTTTCAAGATTCTTTACGCCGCAGGCATCTATTTTGGAAGATCCTGTAACAGGTTCAGCACATTGTTCATTAATACCCTTTTGGGCAGAGAGACTGAATAAAAAAGAACTTAGCGCGCTTCAAGTTTCTGAACGTTTAGGAACATTATTTTGTGAGGACAAAGGTGATCGCGTTATTATCAGTGGAAAAGCAAAAACGTATTCTGTCGGAAATTTTTGGATCGAATAA
- a CDS encoding aldehyde dehydrogenase family protein, with product MTAKITSPYDQSFVKEVELITKNEVEDVLITAQNLFNDQSNWLPAYQRIEILEKAASIMNERSEELIQIAISEGGKPYKDSKAEILRAIKGVKLAAEHISQIKGEQIPMELTEASLNRIAFTTTEPIGVVAAVSAFNHTMNLAVHQIATAIAAGCPVIFKPSINTPLSGLALADILKEAGLPEGWLQVVLCDNETAELLVTDPRIHFFSFIGSAKVGWSLNSKLAPGTRSALEHGGAAPVIVEKDADFSEMIPDLVKGAFYHAGQVCVSVQKIYVNQEICEQFIEQLSEATKKLIVGNPFDETTDVGSLITPKEVDRVEQWINEAIEEGAKLITGGKRISDTCFEPTVLFDPSEKSKVSNLEIFGPVVCIYPFTDRDEAIKKANALDVHFQAAVFTKNIDIALDTVKKLNATAVMVNDHTAFRVDWMPFGGRDASGLGMGGISYTINEMTREKMMVFKSKSL from the coding sequence ATGACTGCGAAAATAACATCACCATACGATCAAAGCTTCGTAAAAGAGGTAGAATTAATTACTAAAAACGAGGTTGAAGATGTATTAATTACAGCTCAGAATTTATTTAATGATCAATCAAATTGGCTCCCGGCTTACCAAAGAATTGAAATATTGGAAAAAGCAGCTTCCATAATGAATGAAAGAAGCGAAGAATTAATACAAATCGCCATCAGTGAAGGCGGAAAACCTTATAAAGATTCTAAGGCGGAAATACTCCGAGCGATAAAAGGTGTAAAATTGGCAGCTGAACACATTTCGCAAATAAAAGGAGAACAGATTCCGATGGAACTTACGGAAGCCTCTTTGAACAGAATCGCTTTTACTACCACAGAACCTATTGGCGTGGTTGCCGCAGTCAGTGCATTTAATCATACAATGAATTTGGCCGTTCATCAGATTGCGACTGCAATTGCTGCGGGTTGTCCTGTCATTTTTAAACCATCGATCAATACGCCTTTATCAGGTCTTGCATTGGCAGATATTTTGAAAGAAGCCGGATTACCGGAAGGCTGGCTGCAAGTTGTATTGTGTGATAATGAGACGGCAGAATTATTGGTTACCGATCCTAGAATTCATTTTTTCTCATTTATCGGTTCAGCAAAAGTCGGTTGGTCTCTCAACAGCAAATTAGCTCCGGGAACCAGATCAGCCTTAGAGCACGGTGGCGCAGCGCCTGTCATTGTTGAAAAGGATGCTGATTTTAGCGAAATGATTCCTGATCTTGTGAAAGGCGCTTTTTATCACGCTGGTCAGGTTTGTGTTTCGGTTCAGAAAATTTACGTCAATCAAGAAATTTGCGAACAGTTTATTGAACAGCTTTCGGAGGCAACCAAGAAACTGATCGTCGGAAATCCGTTTGATGAAACAACAGATGTGGGTTCGCTGATTACCCCAAAAGAAGTCGACCGTGTTGAGCAATGGATTAACGAAGCTATTGAAGAAGGCGCAAAATTAATTACAGGAGGAAAAAGGATTTCTGATACATGCTTCGAACCTACGGTTTTATTTGATCCATCAGAAAAATCTAAAGTTTCAAACCTTGAAATTTTCGGTCCTGTGGTTTGCATCTACCCTTTCACAGATCGAGATGAAGCCATCAAAAAAGCAAATGCTTTGGATGTTCATTTTCAGGCTGCAGTTTTCACCAAAAACATCGATATTGCTTTAGATACTGTAAAAAAGCTAAATGCTACAGCTGTGATGGTAAATGACCATACTGCTTTCCGGGTAGATTGGATGCCGTTTGGCGGAAGAGATGCTTCAGGTCTGGGAATGGGCGGAATCTCCTATACAATTAATGAAATGACTAGAGAAAAGATGATGGTCTTTAAAAGTAAATCACTATAA